The Candidatus Rokuibacteriota bacterium genome includes a region encoding these proteins:
- a CDS encoding ATP-binding protein: protein PRVRALFTLQWLAEHENVIFCGPVGVGKSFLAQALGHSACRAGHRVRYVKVAKLLQALLQSRADNSFERELRSWLAPDVLIVDDFGLRKLTAQQSSDFYDVLVERDKRSATVITSNRAVDEWVALFDDPILANSALDRFAHQAHQIVMDGPSLRAAHAPSASRRRGPTAH from the coding sequence CCGCGCGTCCGCGCCCTCTTCACCCTCCAGTGGCTCGCCGAGCACGAGAACGTGATCTTCTGCGGGCCAGTCGGGGTCGGGAAGAGCTTTCTCGCCCAAGCGCTCGGACACAGCGCCTGTCGCGCCGGCCACCGGGTGCGCTACGTCAAGGTCGCCAAGCTCCTGCAGGCCCTGCTCCAGTCCCGCGCCGACAACTCCTTCGAGCGTGAGCTGCGCAGCTGGCTGGCGCCCGACGTCCTCATCGTCGATGACTTCGGCCTTCGGAAGCTCACCGCCCAGCAGTCGAGCGACTTCTATGACGTCCTGGTCGAGCGGGATAAGCGCAGCGCGACCGTGATTACGAGCAACCGGGCGGTGGACGAGTGGGTGGCCCTCTTCGATGACCCCATCTTGGCCAACAGCGCGCTCGATCGCTTCGCCCACCAGGCCCATCAAATCGTCATGGACGGGCCGAGCCTCCGCGCCGCGC